A window from Leptothermofonsia sichuanensis E412 encodes these proteins:
- a CDS encoding sigma-70 family RNA polymerase sigma factor, with translation MMHSEPSGNQNAPQPDQTDADLLVALRHGQTSALGLIYDRHAGLVYGLALKALGNSQEAEDLTQDIFLTIARGCSYDPKRGSLRTYLAVLTRSRAIDRLRSRLSARERLNRWMPGESHTISSPTPLEYAAETEQSQEVQAALAQLSDSQQQILKLAYYDGLSQSEIAQQLEIPLGTVKARARRGLLKLRQTLTSFTG, from the coding sequence ATGATGCATTCTGAGCCATCAGGCAATCAAAACGCTCCACAACCTGACCAGACAGATGCAGATTTATTGGTTGCATTGAGGCATGGTCAAACCAGCGCGCTTGGTCTTATCTACGATCGCCATGCCGGGTTGGTGTATGGGTTAGCACTCAAAGCACTTGGCAATTCCCAGGAAGCCGAGGACCTGACCCAGGATATTTTTCTCACCATCGCCAGAGGGTGTTCTTATGATCCGAAGCGCGGCAGCCTGAGAACCTACCTGGCGGTTTTGACCCGATCGCGGGCAATTGATCGACTGCGATCGCGCCTCAGTGCCCGCGAACGGCTCAATCGCTGGATGCCCGGTGAATCTCACACTATTTCATCTCCTACCCCCCTGGAGTACGCGGCTGAAACAGAACAGTCTCAGGAAGTGCAGGCGGCACTGGCTCAATTATCGGATAGTCAGCAACAAATTCTGAAACTGGCTTATTACGACGGGCTGAGTCAGTCAGAAATTGCCCAACAATTAGAGATTCCCCTCGGAACTGTAAAGGCAAGAGCCAGAAGGGGACTGCTCAAATTGCGCCAAACCCTTACAAGTTTTACTGGATAG
- a CDS encoding WD40 domain-containing protein, with protein MTLEEALTVIDEVLQPVRLNDTQELVFRQAWAGKTYPEIAEDWNFTTEYIRAVGAQMWRLLSDAFAERVTRQNFKAVIGRWVRHRPGGPFSPAPDTKHRDWGEAVDVSTFFGRTEELATLSRWIVHDRCRLIALLGTGGIGKTTLSVKLAHQVQEEFDWLIWRSLRNAPPLKELLTSLLQFFANGAGAEIPEAIDGKLSQLMEYLKQRRCLLILDNAEMILQNGMSSPGNSHSAGHYRQGYEDYGELLKRLGEVPHQSCLVLTSREEPMEVAIQKGEQTPVRSFHLQGLTSQDGQELFKIRGHFSASAVEWECLIDHYAGNPLALKMVASVIKDLFSSNISRFLDSVSQGALVFDDIRDLLHRQLDRLSEAEKDVMYWLAINREVVSLSELRDDILSPSLKRQLPEVLQSLGRRFVIELSPHGFTQQPVVMEYMIEVFVEQVCQEICADDIHLLMSHAFIKAQTKSYIRESQVRISLQRIGDRLREQFHTPRAVELKLRQLLQKLRTEFAHIPGYAAGNLLNLMHYLDIDLTGSDFSNLVVWQAYLQGVPLYRVNFAHADLAKSVFTETLGNVWAVDLSQDGRLLAATDMSGIYLWQIADGEHQLKFRSRVSWCSCVALSPDGKILASSSEDARIRLWDTETGQCLQTLEDHCDWTLAVVFNSDGTLLASSGADGTVKLWEPTTGKCLRTLTGHHNWVRGLAFVPGPKPALQAGKPGMNSSILVSGCGDDWVRVWNAHTGECLQTFNAQSQGVWAIAVSPDGQSVATGGANGHVKLWRLADGSCLKQLEGHTACIRSVVYSPDGYRIASGSEDYTLRLWDSRTGECIRILRGHTNDVWAIACSHHHLLASGSLDQQIKLWDIRTGQCLTTLRGYSDAILAVAVPPSQALQNPILAGNASLSSAGKSQSAPPQEHFSQQPATCAFPLILASSSSNNLIRLWQIDSGECLKTLHGHTNWILAVAFSPIPPSKKTTAMLASGGFDHTIRLWDVSSGHCLQVLKGHTHWICSVQFSPDGFTLASGSFDCTVRLWDVATGECLKVLQGSTGRVFSTAFSPDGQILASAGDNPVIQLWEPKSGKQIQEFDGHTERIWDLTFSPDGHLLASASRDRTVRIWEVSTGRCLHVLHGHHTRVQTVAFSPDGTVIASGGEDSIIKLWDSRTGELLTSLEGHTSHIWSLTFGWIHGSSSSSPPSLQPVLISGSEDETIRFWDISTRECLKILRGPRPYQETNITGTTGISEAQRASLKALGAFENPLRL; from the coding sequence ATGACACTTGAAGAAGCCCTGACAGTTATTGATGAGGTTTTGCAACCTGTACGGTTGAACGACACTCAAGAGCTGGTATTTCGTCAGGCCTGGGCAGGCAAAACCTATCCTGAAATTGCAGAAGACTGGAATTTCACGACTGAGTATATTCGTGCAGTGGGTGCCCAGATGTGGCGGTTGTTGTCGGATGCTTTTGCCGAACGGGTGACTCGACAAAATTTTAAGGCGGTGATTGGGCGGTGGGTGCGTCATCGTCCTGGCGGTCCTTTTTCCCCTGCTCCAGACACCAAACACCGGGACTGGGGTGAAGCGGTGGATGTTTCAACCTTTTTTGGCCGTACAGAAGAACTGGCAACCTTGTCCCGGTGGATTGTGCATGACCGTTGCCGGCTGATTGCCCTCCTGGGCACGGGCGGCATTGGCAAAACCACGCTGTCCGTTAAACTGGCCCACCAGGTGCAGGAAGAGTTTGACTGGCTGATCTGGCGATCGCTGCGAAATGCTCCACCCCTGAAAGAGCTATTGACCAGTCTGCTCCAATTTTTTGCCAATGGAGCGGGTGCTGAGATCCCTGAGGCGATCGATGGGAAGTTGTCTCAGTTGATGGAGTATTTGAAGCAGCGTCGCTGCTTACTAATCCTGGACAATGCCGAAATGATCTTGCAAAATGGCATGTCTTCTCCAGGAAATAGTCATTCTGCCGGCCATTACCGTCAGGGTTATGAAGATTATGGTGAACTTCTGAAGCGACTGGGAGAAGTGCCTCACCAGAGTTGCCTGGTGCTAACCAGTCGGGAAGAGCCGATGGAAGTGGCTATTCAGAAAGGAGAGCAGACACCCGTTCGGTCATTTCATCTGCAAGGATTGACCAGTCAGGATGGTCAGGAACTGTTCAAAATTCGAGGGCACTTTTCTGCCTCAGCTGTAGAGTGGGAATGCCTGATTGATCACTATGCGGGCAATCCCCTTGCCCTCAAGATGGTGGCTTCAGTGATCAAGGACTTGTTCAGCAGCAACATCTCCCGGTTTCTGGATTCTGTGAGCCAGGGTGCCCTGGTCTTTGATGACATTCGTGACCTGCTGCATCGTCAGTTGGATCGCCTGTCTGAGGCAGAAAAAGACGTGATGTACTGGCTGGCCATCAACCGGGAAGTGGTTTCCCTGTCCGAACTGCGAGATGACATCCTGTCTCCATCGCTCAAGCGCCAGTTACCCGAAGTTCTCCAATCCCTGGGACGACGGTTTGTAATTGAGCTTAGCCCCCATGGGTTTACCCAACAACCTGTGGTTATGGAGTACATGATTGAGGTATTTGTGGAGCAGGTCTGCCAGGAAATTTGCGCGGACGATATCCATTTGCTGATGAGCCATGCCTTTATCAAGGCACAGACCAAAAGCTATATCCGAGAAAGTCAGGTACGGATTAGTTTGCAACGCATTGGCGATCGCCTCCGTGAACAGTTCCATACCCCCAGAGCTGTGGAACTCAAACTCAGGCAACTGCTTCAGAAATTACGGACAGAGTTTGCCCATATCCCTGGATATGCGGCTGGCAATCTGCTCAATTTGATGCATTATCTGGACATCGACCTGACTGGCTCAGACTTCTCAAATCTGGTGGTATGGCAGGCTTATCTTCAGGGGGTGCCTCTGTACAGGGTGAATTTTGCCCATGCCGATCTGGCTAAATCCGTGTTTACAGAAACCCTGGGCAATGTCTGGGCCGTTGATCTGAGCCAGGATGGCAGGCTTCTGGCAGCTACTGACATGAGTGGCATCTATCTGTGGCAGATTGCCGATGGCGAACACCAGCTTAAGTTTCGCAGCAGAGTCAGTTGGTGTAGCTGTGTTGCCCTCAGCCCTGACGGCAAAATCCTGGCAAGTAGTAGCGAAGATGCCCGTATCCGACTCTGGGATACCGAAACCGGGCAATGTCTGCAAACCCTGGAGGATCATTGTGATTGGACATTGGCGGTTGTGTTTAACTCGGACGGCACCCTGCTGGCAAGTAGTGGCGCTGATGGCACGGTCAAACTTTGGGAACCGACGACCGGGAAATGCCTGCGGACGCTAACGGGGCACCACAACTGGGTGCGGGGACTTGCCTTTGTGCCTGGACCGAAACCAGCTTTACAGGCGGGCAAACCAGGTATGAACTCATCAATTCTGGTCAGTGGCTGTGGGGACGATTGGGTCAGGGTCTGGAATGCCCACACGGGTGAATGTCTGCAAACGTTCAATGCCCAGAGCCAGGGAGTTTGGGCGATCGCCGTCAGCCCTGACGGTCAGAGCGTTGCTACGGGGGGAGCGAATGGTCACGTCAAACTGTGGCGACTGGCTGATGGGAGCTGCCTGAAACAACTGGAGGGACACACTGCCTGCATCCGTTCTGTAGTCTACAGTCCCGATGGATACAGGATTGCCAGCGGCAGCGAAGATTACACACTGCGCCTCTGGGATAGCCGCACTGGAGAGTGCATCCGGATTCTGCGGGGACATACCAATGATGTTTGGGCGATCGCCTGCTCCCACCACCACCTCCTCGCCAGCGGTAGTCTGGATCAGCAAATCAAGCTCTGGGACATCCGCACTGGCCAGTGCTTAACAACTCTGAGGGGATACAGTGATGCCATTCTGGCAGTTGCTGTGCCACCCTCTCAGGCATTGCAGAACCCCATCCTGGCAGGTAACGCATCCCTATCATCGGCAGGAAAATCCCAGAGCGCTCCCCCGCAAGAGCACTTCAGCCAGCAACCGGCAACCTGTGCTTTCCCCCTTATTCTGGCAAGCAGTAGCTCCAATAACCTCATCAGACTATGGCAGATTGACTCTGGCGAGTGCCTGAAAACTCTGCATGGACATACCAACTGGATTCTGGCGGTCGCTTTCTCCCCAATCCCGCCATCGAAGAAAACAACTGCGATGCTTGCCAGCGGTGGGTTTGACCACACCATCCGGTTATGGGATGTTTCCAGTGGTCATTGCCTTCAGGTGCTGAAAGGGCATACCCACTGGATTTGCTCAGTCCAGTTCAGTCCGGATGGTTTTACCCTTGCCAGTGGCAGTTTTGACTGTACTGTCCGACTGTGGGACGTTGCCACTGGAGAATGCCTCAAGGTTTTACAGGGATCTACAGGGCGGGTTTTCTCAACGGCTTTCAGCCCCGATGGTCAAATCCTTGCCAGCGCCGGAGATAACCCGGTAATTCAGCTCTGGGAACCCAAGTCAGGCAAACAGATTCAGGAGTTTGATGGCCATACAGAACGAATCTGGGATTTAACCTTCAGCCCCGATGGTCATCTACTTGCCAGTGCCAGCCGCGATCGCACCGTCAGGATCTGGGAGGTGTCTACCGGCAGGTGCTTACATGTCCTGCATGGGCACCATACCCGTGTCCAGACGGTTGCCTTCAGTCCAGACGGCACAGTAATTGCCAGTGGTGGCGAAGACTCGATCATTAAACTCTGGGATAGCCGCACCGGAGAACTACTGACTTCCCTGGAGGGACACACCAGCCACATCTGGTCTCTCACTTTCGGCTGGATCCATGGGTCCTCTTCCTCCTCTCCCCCTTCGCTACAACCTGTTTTGATCAGTGGTAGTGAAGATGAAACGATTCGCTTTTGGGATATTTCTACCCGTGAATGCCTCAAAATTTTGAGAGGACCCAGACCTTACCAGGAAACTAACATCACCGGAACCACAGGTATCAGCGAAGCTCAAAGAGCGAGCCTCAAAGCTTTGGGAGCGTTCGAAAACCCACTCCGCCTGTAA
- the fbp gene encoding class 1 fructose-bisphosphatase gives MVDAYQPLDHEFTLDRDCTTLSRHVLQQLQNFGPDAQDLSALMNRIALAGKLISRRLSRAGLMEGALGFTGETNVQGESVKKMDIYANEVFISVFKQSGLVCRLASEEMEKPYYIPENCPIGRYTLLYDPIDGSSNVDININVGSIFSIRQQEGEDTDGTARDLLQSGRKQIAAGYILYGPSTMLVYSIGRGVHAFTLDPSLGEFILSDENVQIPEHGPIYSVNEGNFWQWDESIRDYIRYVHRHEGYTARYSGALVGDIHRILYQGGVFLYPGTLKKPEGKLRLLYETAPLAFLIEQAGGRASTGTQAILDAIPDKLHARTPLIIGSREDVALVESFIQDRVREREEKVPAPR, from the coding sequence ATGGTTGATGCCTACCAACCTTTAGATCACGAGTTTACGCTTGATCGGGACTGTACAACGCTGTCCCGGCATGTACTCCAGCAGTTGCAAAACTTTGGTCCAGACGCCCAGGACCTGAGCGCTCTGATGAACCGGATTGCTCTGGCAGGCAAATTAATTTCTCGCCGCCTCAGCCGTGCTGGACTCATGGAAGGGGCATTGGGATTTACTGGCGAAACCAATGTCCAGGGCGAGTCCGTTAAAAAAATGGACATATACGCCAATGAGGTCTTTATTTCTGTCTTCAAGCAAAGTGGTTTAGTTTGCCGCCTTGCTTCCGAAGAAATGGAAAAGCCCTACTACATCCCTGAGAACTGCCCCATTGGACGCTACACCCTGCTCTACGATCCGATCGATGGCTCCTCCAATGTAGATATCAACATCAATGTGGGGTCTATCTTTTCTATCCGCCAGCAGGAAGGGGAAGATACGGATGGTACTGCCCGTGATCTGCTACAAAGTGGTCGCAAGCAAATTGCAGCAGGGTACATCCTTTACGGTCCCAGCACCATGCTGGTCTACTCCATCGGTCGAGGAGTCCATGCGTTTACCCTCGACCCCAGTCTGGGTGAGTTTATTCTCTCCGATGAAAACGTTCAGATACCTGAACATGGACCAATCTACAGCGTCAACGAAGGAAACTTCTGGCAGTGGGATGAATCCATTCGCGATTACATCCGCTATGTTCACCGCCATGAGGGTTACACGGCTCGATACAGTGGTGCGCTGGTTGGTGATATCCATCGCATCCTGTACCAGGGGGGCGTGTTCCTTTATCCCGGTACCTTGAAAAAACCAGAAGGTAAACTACGCCTGCTTTATGAAACTGCGCCACTGGCTTTCTTGATTGAGCAGGCAGGTGGACGTGCCAGTACTGGAACCCAGGCGATTTTAGATGCGATCCCCGATAAACTCCATGCCCGCACTCCTTTAATCATCGGCAGTCGGGAAGATGTTGCCCTGGTTGAGTCTTTTATTCAAGACCGAGTGCGGGAGCGGGAGGAAAAAGTCCCAGCACCCCGTTAG
- a CDS encoding anti-sigma factor, whose protein sequence is MSMPSEELQLLVAGYVLGDLSPEEAAEFEHLVAENPAIAAEVTQMQRALEAAYAPPEVAPPEHLRSAILNQVQAEVPNGTPMVRPAGQRKLPWRSLLEVAAAVIIIALGVNNYRLWQAVKTARIETQKYATLSYALAATRGNSDASAIVEVDPNILKARLEVKNLPPLSPGKVYALWTVLKPNAPFTTDEKSAILTEVFQVDEQGNFSQVIAVPRAFRSQELVTKVAITVEDAREPQKHRGSPIMITGL, encoded by the coding sequence ATGTCGATGCCCTCGGAAGAGTTACAGCTATTGGTGGCAGGATACGTCCTCGGAGATCTGAGTCCAGAGGAGGCAGCAGAATTTGAGCACCTTGTGGCAGAAAACCCGGCGATCGCTGCCGAAGTTACCCAGATGCAGCGGGCACTGGAAGCAGCCTATGCACCGCCAGAGGTTGCCCCACCGGAACATCTGCGATCAGCCATTCTGAACCAGGTTCAGGCCGAAGTTCCCAACGGGACACCAATGGTTCGCCCGGCAGGGCAGAGAAAACTGCCGTGGCGCAGTCTGCTGGAAGTGGCCGCCGCTGTCATTATCATTGCTCTGGGAGTCAATAACTATCGCCTCTGGCAGGCAGTGAAGACTGCCCGGATTGAAACTCAGAAGTATGCCACACTTAGCTATGCCCTGGCAGCCACCAGAGGGAACAGCGATGCGTCGGCGATCGTGGAGGTTGATCCAAACATATTAAAAGCCCGGTTAGAAGTGAAAAATCTGCCACCCCTTTCACCGGGTAAGGTCTATGCCCTCTGGACGGTGCTCAAACCCAATGCCCCTTTCACCACCGATGAAAAGTCTGCCATTTTGACAGAAGTGTTCCAGGTAGATGAACAGGGAAATTTTTCTCAGGTGATTGCAGTCCCCAGAGCTTTCCGCTCCCAGGAACTGGTCACAAAGGTTGCGATTACGGTTGAAGACGCCCGTGAACCTCAGAAGCACAGGGGTTCCCCCATCATGATTACAGGGTTATAA
- the ggt gene encoding gamma-glutamyltransferase, with amino-acid sequence MTFLPLTKHFSITLILCSLSVLLPLNQRSQATFPDRGKRGMVTSAHPAASEAGLTILQKGGNAIDAAVATALGISVVEPFSAGIGGGGFLLLRVGKTGEIRALDFRERAPLKATPDLYLDAQGKVRPNASVDGYLAVAVPGTIAGLYEVHQHYGNLAWQEVVAPSIRLAKEGIPVSTRLSTAIARQKTLRQNRAARQIFTRNGHPLQPGELLVQKDLAQTLQAVAQNPQSFYTGTVGAAIARDMATNGGLITLEDLKRYRPIWREPVCGSFRIYQICSMPPPSSGGVHLLQMLNLIGDMDLKRMGWHHPDALHWIVEGMKIAYADRATHLGDPDFVQVPVKALISPAYAQLRRQEIHPQKARPASLVKPGDPALLQTLSNGRIGTKFTASMRSQGGTRVSADTSHLNVVDAAGNAVSLTFTVNLGFGAGVVVPGTGIVLNNEMDDFVVAPGVPNAFGLVGGDANAIAPGKTPLSSMTPTIVTEGDNLRLVVGAPGGSTIITTVLQVILNVLVYEMDIRRAIAAPRLHHQWLPDRLRMEQWGFDRLTLADLRRRGHLIQEGGTWGNANGINRTPDGWLEGAADPRGEGSAYGF; translated from the coding sequence ATGACTTTTCTGCCTCTGACTAAACATTTTTCAATCACGCTGATTCTTTGTAGCCTGTCGGTTCTATTACCGCTGAACCAGAGATCCCAGGCAACCTTCCCCGATCGCGGCAAACGAGGAATGGTCACTTCTGCCCATCCGGCTGCCAGTGAAGCCGGGTTGACTATTTTGCAAAAAGGTGGCAACGCCATTGATGCGGCGGTGGCGACCGCCCTGGGAATTTCGGTAGTTGAGCCGTTTTCTGCTGGCATTGGTGGAGGTGGCTTTCTGTTGCTGCGAGTGGGCAAAACTGGAGAAATTCGGGCACTGGACTTTCGAGAGCGGGCACCGTTAAAAGCCACCCCAGATCTTTATCTGGATGCCCAGGGAAAGGTCCGCCCAAATGCCAGCGTGGATGGTTATCTGGCTGTCGCAGTGCCGGGAACGATCGCCGGCCTGTATGAGGTGCACCAGCACTATGGCAACCTTGCCTGGCAGGAAGTGGTGGCTCCATCGATCCGACTGGCAAAGGAAGGAATTCCGGTGAGCACCCGATTATCCACAGCGATCGCCCGCCAGAAAACCCTGCGGCAAAATCGGGCTGCCCGTCAAATCTTTACCCGCAATGGGCATCCACTACAACCAGGGGAACTCCTGGTACAGAAGGATTTAGCTCAAACGCTCCAGGCAGTTGCCCAAAACCCCCAAAGTTTTTATACCGGCACCGTGGGAGCTGCGATCGCCCGCGACATGGCAACCAATGGCGGGTTGATTACCCTGGAAGATCTGAAACGCTATCGCCCGATCTGGCGTGAGCCAGTTTGTGGCAGTTTTCGGATCTACCAGATCTGTTCCATGCCCCCCCCGTCTTCGGGGGGAGTGCACCTGCTCCAGATGCTGAACCTGATTGGAGACATGGACCTGAAACGAATGGGCTGGCATCATCCAGATGCCCTGCACTGGATCGTAGAAGGGATGAAAATTGCCTATGCCGATCGCGCGACCCACCTGGGGGATCCTGATTTTGTGCAGGTTCCCGTTAAAGCCCTGATCAGCCCTGCCTATGCCCAATTACGTCGCCAGGAAATTCATCCCCAGAAAGCTCGTCCTGCCAGTCTCGTCAAGCCAGGAGATCCAGCATTACTGCAAACACTGTCCAACGGGAGAATTGGCACAAAGTTCACCGCTTCTATGCGCTCTCAGGGGGGAACCAGGGTGTCTGCCGATACCAGCCATCTGAATGTGGTGGATGCTGCTGGTAATGCGGTTAGCCTCACGTTTACGGTTAATTTGGGATTTGGGGCAGGGGTGGTAGTGCCCGGCACCGGCATTGTGCTGAACAATGAGATGGATGATTTTGTGGTGGCCCCCGGTGTGCCCAATGCGTTTGGGTTGGTCGGCGGGGATGCAAATGCCATTGCCCCTGGCAAAACCCCCCTCTCCAGCATGACCCCCACGATTGTGACCGAGGGCGACAATTTGCGCCTGGTGGTGGGCGCTCCCGGTGGCAGCACAATTATCACCACTGTGCTCCAGGTGATCTTGAATGTGCTGGTCTACGAAATGGATATAAGAAGAGCGATCGCGGCTCCCCGCTTGCATCATCAGTGGTTGCCGGACCGTCTGCGGATGGAGCAGTGGGGGTTTGATCGACTAACTCTGGCGGATCTTCGGCGTCGAGGGCACCTGATTCAAGAAGGGGGAACCTGGGGCAACGCAAATGGGATTAACCGCACACCTGATGGCTGGTTGGAGGGAGCTGCTGACCCACGCGGCGAAGGTTCAGCCTATGGATTTTGA
- the tal gene encoding transaldolase: MTANHLQEIATLGQSIWMDNLTRDLLQSGELKQMIETRGLKGITSNPAIFEKAIAGNKTYDADIEAGIKAHKPLLEIYESLIFDDIRNACDVFRPVYEASNGLDGYISIEVPPTIARDTESTIHEARRYFREIGRPNVMIKIPGTPEGLPAVEQAISEGINVNITLLFSVQSYIETAWAYIRGLEKRVAQGEDISNIASVASFFLSRIDSMIDDQLEAKIKGVDSPEIAEKLKAIKGKVAIANAKIAYQEYKKIIQSDRWKALAAKGAKVQRLLWASTSTKNPAYSDVMYVDELVGPDTVNTLPPSTIEACFDHCDVANRIETNIDSAYQLIESLKDPDIAIDLDQVMDKLLVEGIDKFIQPFNSLMKSLETKANQLTPV; this comes from the coding sequence ATGACTGCAAATCACCTACAGGAAATTGCAACCCTGGGTCAGAGTATCTGGATGGATAATCTAACCCGTGATCTGCTTCAGTCCGGTGAACTGAAGCAGATGATTGAAACACGCGGACTGAAAGGGATTACCTCGAACCCGGCAATTTTCGAGAAAGCGATCGCCGGCAACAAGACCTACGATGCGGATATCGAAGCCGGGATTAAAGCCCATAAGCCCCTGTTAGAGATCTATGAATCTCTGATTTTTGATGACATTCGGAATGCGTGCGATGTCTTTCGTCCAGTCTATGAAGCATCAAACGGACTGGATGGCTATATCAGTATTGAGGTGCCGCCAACGATTGCCCGCGATACTGAGTCCACCATTCATGAAGCCCGGCGCTACTTTCGGGAAATTGGTCGCCCGAATGTGATGATCAAGATCCCTGGTACCCCAGAGGGCTTACCCGCGGTTGAACAGGCAATCAGTGAGGGGATCAACGTCAACATTACCCTGTTGTTCTCTGTCCAAAGTTACATTGAAACCGCCTGGGCATATATTCGCGGCCTCGAGAAACGGGTTGCTCAAGGTGAAGATATCAGCAACATTGCTTCTGTTGCCAGCTTCTTCCTGAGCCGAATTGACAGCATGATTGACGATCAGCTTGAGGCAAAGATCAAAGGAGTTGACTCGCCGGAAATTGCTGAAAAGCTGAAAGCCATTAAAGGGAAAGTGGCGATCGCCAACGCCAAAATTGCCTATCAGGAGTATAAAAAGATCATCCAGAGCGATCGCTGGAAAGCGCTGGCAGCAAAAGGAGCCAAGGTTCAACGCCTTCTGTGGGCAAGCACCAGCACCAAAAATCCTGCCTACAGCGATGTCATGTATGTGGATGAATTGGTAGGTCCTGATACAGTCAATACGCTGCCACCATCTACGATTGAAGCGTGCTTTGATCATTGCGATGTAGCCAATCGAATCGAAACCAACATCGACTCTGCCTATCAACTGATTGAGAGTCTGAAAGATCCTGACATTGCTATTGATCTGGATCAGGTGATGGATAAGCTCCTGGTTGAAGGCATCGATAAATTCATCCAGCCCTTCAATTCCCTGATGAAGTCTCTGGAAACCAAAGCAAATCAACTCACCCCTGTTTAG